Part of the Anaerolineae bacterium genome, GAACTGGACCCGTGATGCCTGACACCCGACACCTGACACCTGAAATCGCGTCCATTCTCCGCCGGCCTTTCCTTGTCCTCGGCGCAGGTTCGATCGGCAAACGCCACATCTCCAACCTGCGTCATTTGGGCGTGGAGCACCTTTGGGTTTACGATCCTCAGGCCGAGCGGATGGCCGAGGCCCAGGCCCGTTGGGGCGTGCGTCCTTTCGAGTGCCTGGAAGAAGCCCTGGCCGCCGGGCCGTATGCCGTGTTGGTCTGCTCCCCGCCGGTGTACCACATCCTCCAGGCGCTGGCCGCGGCGCGGGCCGGCGCGCACCTGTTCATCGAGAAGCCCCTGGCTGCGTCGTTGGACGGCGTGGACGAACTCCTCGCCGAGGTGGAGACCCGGGGGCTGCGCACCCTGGTCGGGTGCAATTTCCGCTTTCACCCCGGCTTGCAGCAGTTGCGGGCGTTGCTCGCCCAGGGCGCCCTGGGCGAGGTGCTGTTTGCTCGCGCGGTGTTCGGCCAGTACCTGCCCGACTGGCATCCCTGGGAAGATTACCGCCGTGGCTACAGCGCCCGCCGCGATTTGGGCGGTGGCATCGTGCTCGACCGCATCCACGAACTGGACTACCTGGTCTGGCTCTTTGGGCCGGTGGCTCAGGCGCGGGGGCTGGTGGTGCACACCGGCTCATTGGAGATCGAGACGGAAGACTTGGCCGAGGGGTGGTTGCGTTTCCAGAACGGGGTGACCGCCTCACTCCATGTGGATTACCTGAATCGTCGTTACACCTGTCGCGCTGAGGTGCTGGGCACCGAGGGCACGGCCTGGTGGGACTTCGGCAGCCACTCCCTGCGCGTCTATCGCGCCGGAACCCAGGAAGAGCAAACCTGGGCCTGGCCCCGCTATCAGGTCAACGAGATGTATGTGGCCGAGATGGCGCATTTTCTGCGCGTGTTGGCCGGGGAAGAGGAAAGTCTGAAAGACCTCCGCCAGGCCAGGCATATCTTAGAAACCGCCCTGACCCTGCGTCAATCGCCGAACCCCTGGGAGGTGCCATGACCGTTGTGACGACTCATCCCATCGTGGGGATTATCCAGGCCCGGATGGGCTCCACTCGTTTGCCGGGCAAGGCCTTGTTGGACCTGGCCGGGGCGCCTTTTCTGGCTCGGGTGATCGAGCGGATGCAACACGCCGAGACCCTGGACGCCCTGGTGTTGGCCACCACCAGCGATCCGACCGATGACCCGTTGGTGGAACTGGCCGTCAGCCTGGGCGTGGGCGTTTATCGA contains:
- a CDS encoding Gfo/Idh/MocA family oxidoreductase, with the translated sequence MPDTRHLTPEIASILRRPFLVLGAGSIGKRHISNLRHLGVEHLWVYDPQAERMAEAQARWGVRPFECLEEALAAGPYAVLVCSPPVYHILQALAAARAGAHLFIEKPLAASLDGVDELLAEVETRGLRTLVGCNFRFHPGLQQLRALLAQGALGEVLFARAVFGQYLPDWHPWEDYRRGYSARRDLGGGIVLDRIHELDYLVWLFGPVAQARGLVVHTGSLEIETEDLAEGWLRFQNGVTASLHVDYLNRRYTCRAEVLGTEGTAWWDFGSHSLRVYRAGTQEEQTWAWPRYQVNEMYVAEMAHFLRVLAGEEESLKDLRQARHILETALTLRQSPNPWEVP